From the genome of Suricata suricatta isolate VVHF042 chromosome 3, meerkat_22Aug2017_6uvM2_HiC, whole genome shotgun sequence, one region includes:
- the LOC115286837 gene encoding LOW QUALITY PROTEIN: uncharacterized protein C16orf52 homolog B-like (The sequence of the model RefSeq protein was modified relative to this genomic sequence to represent the inferred CDS: substituted 2 bases at 2 genomic stop codons), with amino-acid sequence MDKLTIISGCLLLAASIFAIASIANPDWINTGESAAAHTVGLVRQCQTIHGRDRTCIPPRLPPEWVTTLFFIIMGIISLTVTCGLLVASPXXREATKYARWLAFTGMILFCMAALIFPIGFYINEVISQPYKSPNNTVVGSSYILFVLSIFFTIVELQFAGKVCLPG; translated from the coding sequence ATGGATAAATTGACCATCATCTCAGGATGTCTCCTTCTGGCCGCCAGTATCTTCGCCATCGCCAGCATCGCCAACCCGGACTGGATCAACACCGGGGAGTCAGCAGCAGCACACACTGTGGGCCTTGTGCGACAGTGTCAGACAATCCATGGACGAGACCGGACTTGCATTCCACCTCGGCTTCCCCCAGAGTGGGTCACCACACTGTTTTTTATCATCATGGGAATCATTTCATTGACTGTCACATGTGGTTTGCTGGTGGCTTCCCCCTGATGAAGAGAAGCTACAAAATATGCTCGATGGCTAGCCTTCACTGGAATGATCCTTTTCTGTATGGCTGCCCTAATATTTCCAATAGGATTTTACATCAATGAAGTCATAAGTCAACCTTATAAATCACCCAACAACACAGTAGTTGGGTCATCATACATACTTTTTGTCTTATCAATTTTCTTTACAATAGTAGAACTTCAGTTTGCTGGCAAAGTTTGTTTACCAGGCTGA